A genome region from Oncorhynchus masou masou isolate Uvic2021 chromosome 14, UVic_Omas_1.1, whole genome shotgun sequence includes the following:
- the LOC135554262 gene encoding calponin-1-like, translating to MSKNFKGGPSFGLSAEVKSKLAQKYDPQKEEELRLWIQDVTGKKIADPFMENLKDGVILCELINTLQPGSVRKINTSPQNWHQLENIGNFVRAITVYGMKPYDLFEANDLFENTNYTQVQSTLITLAGIAQSKGFHSKHDMGVKYATAHQRRFAPDMLKEGRNVIGLQMGTNKLASQKGMTSYGTRRHLYDPRGGMENPLDQSTISLQMGTNKGANQSGMTAPGTRRHIYDKSLGLEECDTSTVSLQMGTNKMASQQGMTTYGLPRQVYDNKYCSNPDEFVNNGERAEFDGTMYYD from the exons ATGTCAAAGAATTTCAAAGGTGGACCATCCTTCGGACTTTCTGCCGAGGTCAAAAGTAAG TTGGCCCAGAAGTATGACCCCCAGAAGGAGGAGGAGCTGAGGCTGTGGATCCAGGACGTAACAGGCAAGAAGATCGCTGATCCTTTCATGGAGAACCTAAAGGATGGGGTCATCTTGTGCGA ACTTATAAACACACTTCAGCCAGGATCTGTGAGAAAGATCAACACTTCCCCTCAAAACTGGCATCAG CTGGAAAACATTGGCAATTTTGTCCGAGCCATCACAGTTTATGGTATGAAGCCATACGATTTGTTTGAGGCCAACGACCTGTTTGAGAATACCAACTACACCCAGGTCCAGAGCACGCTCATCACCCTGGCTGGAATT GCCCAGTCCAAAGGTTTCCACTCCAAGCATGACATGGGAGTGAAGTATGCAACAGCACACCAGCGCCGTTTCGCCCCAGACATGTTGAAGGAAGGGCGCAATGTCATCGGCCTGCAG ATGGGTACCAACAAACTTGCCAGCCAGAAGGGCATGACATCTTATGGCACGCGACGTCACCTGTATGACCCGAGGGGGGGAATGGAGAACCCTCTGGATCAGTCCACCATCAGCCTCCAGATGGGCACCAATAAGGGTGCCAACCAG tctggCATGACGGCCCCTGGCACCAGGAGACACATCTATGACAAGAGTCTGGGCTTGGAGGAATGCGACACCTCCACCGTTTCACTGCAGATGGGCACCAACAAGATGGCGTCCCAGCAGGGCATGACCACATACGGCCTCCCTCGGCAGGTCTACGACAACAAGTACTGCTCCAACCCTGATGAATTCGTCAACAACGGAGAGAGGGCTGAGTTTGACGGTACTATGTACTATGACTAA
- the LOC135554267 gene encoding transcription elongation factor 1 homolog — translation MGRRKSKRKPPPKKKLTGNLDTQFTCPFCNHEKSCDVKMERTRNTGIISCTVCLEEFQTPITYLSEPVDVYSDWIDACEAANQ, via the exons ATGGGACGCCGAAAATCAAAGAGGAAGCCACCTCCCAAAAAGAAACTGACGGGTAACTTGGACACCCAATTCACCTGTCCCTTTTGTAACCACGAGAAGTCCTGTGATGTCAAAAT GGAACGCACTCGAAACACAGGAATAATATCGTGCACTGTCTGCTTGGAAGAATTCCAGACTCCCATTACTT ATCTTTCAGAACCAGTGGATGTTTATAGTGATTGGATAGATGCTTGCGAAGCAGCCAATCAGTAG